In Epinephelus moara isolate mb chromosome 20, YSFRI_EMoa_1.0, whole genome shotgun sequence, the genomic stretch CCAGTGGGCGGAGCAGCTGAGGAGTCAACAGTGATGTCATACATGGAGAAACGAGGCAGCTGACGAGTGATTTCAAACACGTGGAACTGGGTGCTAGAGAGGATAAAAAGGAAGACGTGCAGAGAAGAGGGGTTAACAAAAAAGAGGCGCTAATtacacaggaagaaaaaaacactaatgATAGCACATGTACTTTACTGTCTCACACATCCTACCTAGTTTTTCCTCCTACAAAGGCTTTGATGTGCAGATCTACTGGTATGTCTTTGGGTGGGACAATGGGGACTCGGACACAGCCTGACAGGTTCTGGGCGCTGGGGTGGACGACATGGCTCTCCCCCTCAAATATCCCCTCTGCGAAGATGAGCACCGCACGGATGATGGTTTCTAGAAAGGAGAAAGGAGAGATACAGGGACTTATTAGTATTTATCTAGTCCTTGACATGCTTGATATTCCCAGCTTAATTAGTAAAATATTACCATTTGGTGTTGAAATGCTGAGCTCTACATGAGCCTTTTGAGCCTCTGTAGCAGCTCTCACTGACAGCGCTGTCTGGAGCTGAGTGTTGGCTGGGATGACACCCACCCCACTGTTTGTCTCTGACACACCCTGAAACAATAAAAGAGTTTGTTGGATGTTAGCATATAGAATAATATACAGCCCAGTGCCAACTAATGATCCTGTGATTATCTATATGAAGTCTGCTATCTGTGAAACAAACAGGGGTGTGGCCAAAATATGATGAGGGGGGATTCTGCTAAGCAGATCTTGCTCAGCAAATATGATTGCAGTGTGTTTTGAGACATCTTGCATTCAAGGTTGAGAATCTGATGCGAGGTTAGCACTCAAGAAAAGAGTCAGGAGGCCTTCAAATTCAGcaaaattaataatttcctGGAAAATGATATACtatcattttcctttttgtcaagaaccaaaaaagtaaaatgggCAATTTGCCATATGCAAGAAATAATTCTTTTAATCTATCTTTGCATATATCATGTATGACATTTATAAGTAACCGATTGTACTACATGTACttttgtttaatgttaaaatgttaaaacaaataaaatctgacatgacgaataaataaatgatgtaatGAACATCTGTACCTTGGCATTCTCTTCATAATTGCGTAGCTCCAGCAACAGATTCTGTCTGCGTTGGCTGAGCTCTCTGATGAGGTCCTGCTCGGCACTGGAGTCCATGAGATTCCCCTTGAGGTCTTTACTGGCAGGCAGGTAACCACGAACTACAagatacacacatttacaacacTGATGACATTCTCTTCCAAGCTTATATGGTCAGTTCTTCCATATCCGCTGTAACTTtattctgcaacgttctaaaatacTTTAGTGTTGCTataaatctttggtctgacaaaaaaaaaaaaaacagtcacagaAATTTGTAAAAGCATTTACCCTGGAACACACAACATGGCCCAAATTCAACCAGTTTCAACACGTTATCTCAGATTTATGAATAAACCACACAGGCAGACACAGCCAAACAACATACCCTCTCCCTCTATAGAGGTGCAGATAAGTTGTTTCTGTCCATCCAATCTGTAGTCTCCCTCCACCACTCCggccacagaggaggagaagttgTCTTTAAAAATGACCTCACCTGTGCGGTCGCTACGAGCGTCAATCTGAAATAAAAGGGGAATGTGATCAAACACCAGCTAGAGATGCAGACATGTTGTTTACAAAATCTAATTACAAATCCCATTTCGTCAGTGTGAGAGGTTGTTTCTAAAGGCCTAAATACCTTTCCATTGGACCAGCCAGTGATCAGCTCCACCACCCCATCAGCATTCAGGTCAAAGGCATGGATGCTCATTGCATGATTCTTAGACTGATTGGGGAGACAAATTACATTTAAGGTATGGGTGTTAGCAAAAAGGCACTTAAACAGTATGGAGTCATACAATCAAAATATCCTGCTCATGCAGACCCAAATGATTAAGTACAAACTTTCAGACAGTTTGTTTCATAACAGAGAAGGGAGGGGAACAAACATAGACCAAACAGATTAAGGCTTTCAGAGGGAATGGCTGATGCAAACAAATATTACACCTACACCCACCACATGTTGAAGACTTTAAATGTAATTACTAATGtgtattatttctgttttatgaGGTTAGCCCCTCTTGTCCAAGACGCCATTATCAAGAATGACTACGGTACCTTAATCCTCCAGTAGCGCGCAGTGCGGTCATAAACTCCCACGGTGCCATTGGCCAGAGCATAGCCAAACCTACTTCCATACATGTggcacagtgatgtcactgtctgTATGGAGAAGAGCAGAGGGAAAACTTGTCTTATCAAAAATATTGCTTTGCTCCAGTATAGCAAAAGACAGATTATACAAGATATGACTAGTAACAATGCAATGATGATTTCAAGTATTATTGTACGACTGTCAAACCACATTGTTGTCAGTATTGGTGGATTTTCTCTGGAGTCAACAAGTTTAAAAAGAGTGAAATATAGTGCATCCATTTACCTCATTTTCAGTCATCTCAGACACAAGCTCATCCTCTTTGAATACCCTGATGTCAAAGTCCTCCGATCCTACCAGGAGCTGTAAACACAATACACAATAGCTGAcgctatttttaaaataaacaaatgatcatatcaatatgataataataatactatcaataataataataataatatctttCATTAAACTCATGTAGTTAGTTAAGTTTAGACACAACTAGGGCTGACCAATACTACCCTAGTACTTTTCTGTTGGATGGTGAGGTTAAGAAGGGACTGGATATTTGTGGTTTTTCCATCTTAAGTCCTAACCTGTTTATCACACAGCTCGCAAATCACTTAGGTTAGTTCTTTGGCGCTCCTTTTTTGTTGGGTTTAAAAGCAAAGAATCCCCAAAAGGGCGTAGTTGCATTCTCTTTGCTAACAAGGGTGGACATCTTTCCTGCTGGAGTCAGAGCTACATGGGTAATTATGTACACCATCCGATATATGTTAACATGTTACTTTTGTTTCGATACACTACAACAATGTCGTGAAGCGTAGAGAAAGCAagagaaaaagataaagaaattGAATATAGCGCAAAAACATAGGACTATTATCTTGGCTGACAAACTATCAATAATCTCATCATATCGGCCAAGCCTTGACACAAATTTAAAAGAACAGAGATATATAAATCAGGAGAGCGATGTGTCGGCTTTTCTTGTTAAAAGCCGTGGTGTTGAAGGGGTGGTCCGTTTCACTCACGCTCCACAAACATTCGCTCGCCACGGTTTAAACAAATCTTAACTTTTATTTGTACAACTTAAATCCGTTCCAAGCTGCATGCTTAATTATCAAGACATCCAAAAGAAAACGAAAAGGTCTTGTGCGGCaacaaaaaacttaaattacGTGGTCAAAAAACTGTTTCCAACCACCGCCTCTTAACCAAACATTTAAGGTTTTTCCCATGCGCCGCCGCGCAATCACCTGCCCCATATATCCTCCTGTTACGCACAACACGCCCCCgggaaacataaaaaacaaacataataatATAAACAATCATAGCAATACCATAGGCCACCATAAGCAGAATAAACAATTCATTTCCATTGTAAaactaagttaacaaatatgaAAGTAATAACTCCAATTTGACGGCTGCAACAAGCGATATGAAGAAGACGAGCAACAATACTCTGTACTGAAACAGCAGACGGTGTGACTACACAGCATGTGTCTCAGACTGCCAGCCAGTCAGAACTTACCTCATTTTTCCCATCCCCAGTGAAGTCACACAGCACCAGAGATCTGACATTATCACCAGTTACCTAAAAAGAAGAACTTCATGAATACATTCATTTAGTTGACTCAGCCATTCAAGAAATCTTGACAGGGACTGAAAATAACCAGAATGACAAAAAATGGCGTTCACTTTGTCTACTTGTGTCAAATAAACAGGCCAAATCAGATAAATGGGGCAAAAGATCTCATCCAACTAATGGCTAGAAAAAGGTTCGATATGCAGAAAtataacaaatgaaaataaactagTTACACTTTGATGAAGTCTCACTGTCTCATGAGTTGAGCATTATTTTGCTATTCAATGAAAGCAATGTTCTGAATGTAAGACAGACTGTATTGTGTTCTGATTAAAAATGTTGTCTGGCTGTTCTTACTGTCCAGAAGTGGTCATTGCCCTCATAGTCAAAGCCTTGTAAGGCGCAGTTCCCTCCAATGATGGCAAGAGGACTGGGAATGTCGCCGAGTTTCCCCAACACAATAGCATTGGCTCCATCtgtcacctgcacacacacacacacacaaaataaacacaaacacaaacagggtCCCTTAAGATAAAACACTTACGTCGACAGCTGGACTTCTCTTTTGTGTGTAAACGCTGCTGCTTGAACCATTCTTACATTTCCTTTTTAAGTAATCATTTCTACACAGACACAGCACACCAAAAAGCCACATACAGATTAACCCTTAAATGCATGGGTGTTTCTTCAAACATTCCTACGTAGCTCTGGTCTTTAACAGCACAGATTAAAAATCATGTTGCTTGTAAACTTTTTGTAACAAATTATAAACaatagcaaacaaacaaaaaaatatatatttttgccaTTTATTACACTCTGTCTTACAATAATTTTTTAGATGTCAAAAACTGTTTCATTCAAAACTCAATATATTTTGGTATAACACGTTATATTTTATGTTCTATCTAACACATAGCCTACTGTGGCTTTTCATCTAAAGACACCTACTAAAGCCAGATTAATCAGCACAGTAATCTTAAATCATAGTTGTCTGCTTCTGCATCTCACTGCAACATGGTTGTGTATACTGCATGCGCCACTCAAATGTTTCCAGTTGAGTGCAAATGGACAGAAGAGAGAGAGTTCCTCGGCTGAAGCGGCTCTGTTTCTGGACGAACCAATGACTGTTAGATCATTAGCTCCTAAAGTACTGactcttctttccttttttctagCCATGGCCTGAACAGCTAAGGGCCATGGTTTTCCAGGAAAGTGAAGAGATCTTCTGGCTTCCCAAGTTGAAAAGCTGGCCAGGAAAACTACTTGCATAGCAGTGCTGAGGCAGTTGAGATAAAGCTTCCCTCATCAGTTCTAACTTCTCTTGGGACCTCTACTCTCTTGCTAGCCTCATCATTTTCATGCTCTAGTTCTGCTTTTAAGTGATCTGATTCATAAATGGCACAAACATAAACTTTTCATCATCATTAGCCTCAGGTGCATCTTCATCTCCAGAGCATCTGTCATGAAAACcctccaaaataaaagaaaatgctgctctgcactggagCTGACACCCAGGTGATGCTTCTTCATGTTACTGTGACAGACAGATAATATTAACACTTTCCATCACTGtgtctgtatttattcattttaacacTGAGATAACAGTGCCATCAGGAGGTCAAACAGGTCAATACAGCATGACCCTTCACCAGTTGCTTCCAGCATACTGTGACTCAAGAAATGTAACACACTTACAGGTTTCCACTCTCTACCAACTTTATAAACttttcagagaaaaacacaatatttttttaaatcacgtCTGACCTTTTGACACCAgaacaatgttaaaaaaaacaaatacttttaaGAATATAACTAGTTGAGTGCTTGATTGTGTGATGTAGTGGTGTAATGTGGTATCAGGTTGCTAAATGATTAAGGAGACATTTTACTTAAACACTTGTGTTAAGCAATACCCTCAATGCTACAAcgcacatttttttgtattttgtatctttttacTTATTCTACTCAGTTCCACTCACCTCTCTGTAGAATATATCAGCATTGTCATGGACATCATAGGCCAGCAGGTTGGTCTGGGATCCCACCAACAGCGTGTCCCCTGTGGTGTTTGGTCCCAGTGTTCCTGCCGTAAGACAAGTGACTGCCTGATTGATGTTAAGGAGTGAGATGTCAGAGTCTTGTGTGCTCTGGCTCAGTCGGTGGGCCACGGGTCTCTGACCACGAGCATGAGGATTATGGATAAAAACCTTTGGGAGAGAAATAGAGAGAATCAAGGGCATGAGGTGAAAACTAAAGTATGATGTACAGTAAGTATCAAAAGTGCAAAAGGCATTCTATAATCAAAAGTGAATGAATGCAGTGATGAGTGCAGGACTAGAAGAGATATGGGGAAGTACAGAAAGAATGTGTCAATATAAATCAAGAATATAGCTACTGTCTTTCCACAATGTTACAACAAAGCCACAAAATGGGATTTGTATATACATACCTGAAGGAATAAAGGAAGGTAGAGAGTAACTACGCTATGCTAACTACGTTTTGCTCATTATGAATTCACCAAAGTTATGATGGaacagtgaaaacatcaatttCCCTCACCTTCCCGGCCTGTGTGGCTGCAGTAAGGCATGGGTGGACTCCATCAAATTTCCCAACAGTCACCATGCGAGGGTTGATCTTGTGGTTCAGCTTCAGTGTAAATATAGGGACCAGCATGGTGACAAGTGACAACTGTGTATGCCTGTTCAGACAAGAGcgcagagcagacagacagcaggaggtACTTTAGTATTTCAGTTTTTCCGGGTAGTTATTTAGGAAATTAAGCACATGAGAAAAGTAGGCTGCCATGCATAACGCATGTGACCAAGTGGCACTGCGTGTTTTTGCCACACTAATGTAATTACAGGCTTTGCCTCTGACACCCAGTGGAGAGTtctgttgcctagcaacaaaGAGTAGCAAGCTAAAGCTTTTCATCTGGCTAATCTCCCTGTCGTTTGCTGTTCAAGAATGTCAACTATACTACAAAAAGACACCGCACATGACTCTTTAACATATCGTTAACTTTGTTCCACTCCCAAATACGATATTAATCCTTCGAAGGAATTAAAATCGCCTACGGTTGCCTTCATTGCTTTGCAAGCCTAGCATAATTAGCTATCGTTATTGTCGCTGGCTCCAATGTTACCGGAAACAATTCCAACTATTGACGACAGTAGAACACACGAGATCACACTTTCTTAAGAAAAACCCTACCGAGTTGTGCAAACAGTCTCGCCTGGCCCCCTCCTCACATGTAACTGTTGGATTTGGGTTAAAAGAGAAGAGAGCTAACCAGCTAATGACCTAGCTGGATAGCGCGATAACACAGCCCTAACCTGCCAACAGCTACTTCCTGTctgctgttttcaaaataaaggattCTGGTTAAGTTTCTCTGGAGCTCCATGAGGAGAGCAGTGTTAGCATGTAACTAAATAAGCTCTATTTATTCTACCGGTACAGGTACTGTTCTTCAGATCACTCTCGATGGACTACCTCACCTGTTACTTTATACTTCCATTCCATCTCATTAAAGAGTAAAATGCTATAGACTTACTTTTTACTCTGCTGCATTGATTTTACAACTAGGCTATAGGctatatagatttttttagaTCTAGATTTAACATGTAGCATGCAGCTAAATCCAATCATTATGTTGTAAAATAGGCTATAATGCATtgttatagattaaactacTTCAGCGTCATATGAAGTAGTAAGAAAACCCTTTATCTTGATAACACTAACATGATCCTCCACTGGTAATTGCAGGTCTGATACATGACACACGAAGATGAATATTTCTACAATTTACTTTGAGTGCGCTTATGGACATCACAGACTTTCAGGTCAACCAAGAGCTAGTAAAGGCCCATACTGACAATTCCTTCTACAAATGCTGTGCATCAGCAATGCTTATTCCTCCTCCTTATTCTGCATGCTCAACATAAACTCTGTAGATGAGACTGTTTCCAGTATAGACAAAGCTGTAGTGACGATCCAATGTGGTGTAATCCACCACCCAAACCTGAACATGCTCAATAATGAAACATTGTAGGCCTATTGCCCAAAAAAGTAGGGAAAACAAGATAGCCTATCAGAAAGAGGACAGTTTggaacctttttctttttcaaatggATTGCAGAAGACAATGTTTAGTGAGTTCATTTTGTAATTTATCAAAGTACATAATGAGCAAAGCTCCTCCTGTGTTTGCAAGCATTACAGATGTAACTAAAGCtcgtataataataataacaataataatgaataaatattgcTAGTAGAGTTACTCTGTGATTAACATTGGAATCAAAGAGTGCGTGTAAGTTACTGTATCATGTAACATGCTGACATTATAAAACAAATAGGCTATCTAATGTGTAGGCTATGACTACAAGACAACAGAAAAGCAGGAAGATAATAAACTCTACTTAGCTCACAGCTCTTTTAAGATACGTGATGAAGCATTGATCTTTACCGCAGTGAGGTTTTATCAGTCAGAGAGTTTTAGGAAAACTGAATAAATGCTGATCAACATTCAaccctgcagctgctgttttttcGTCTGGCGATGCCGGTGAAGCGTGCTCCCTGATGACGTCACCTCTGGAAAACCCCAAAACCTCTATAGATGAAGGGACCTCCCGCCGGGTGCGGTGGCGCGCGCCTGTAATCCAAGTTACCGGGAGGCTGAGGCTGGAGGATCGTTTGAGCTCAGGAGCTCTGAGCTGCAGCGGACTGTGCTGATCGGGTGTCCGCACTAAGTTCCGTATAGATATGGTGCTCCTGGGGGAGCCCGGGACCACCAGGTCGTCTAAGGAGGGGTCAACCGGCCCAGGTCGGAGACGGAGCAGGTCAAAGCCCCCGTGCCGCTCAGTAGTGGGATCGCGCCTGTGAATAGACGCTGCAGTGCAGCCTGGGTGATACAGCGGGACACAGTCTTTTTACACTGTCTATACTCTTCAACAAACACCTGTCACAACACACACGCTCAACAACAATGTCTGCACATGTTACAGCAGCTTCATCACTGCTCCTTCATTTTATTCTTCCCATCAAAACCCTCACAAACCACCTGTTTCTTTGTCCTACAGCGCCTCCACCTGGAGGAGAGGAGCAATGACCATCAATCACACCAGTCAGTGCAGCACCACAGACAGACTACAGTCAGctaactgtgtttttatttcacttattCAGTGAACATGATGGAGAAGAGAGAAGTTCCTCCAGGAATGATAATCAGACACAACATCAGAGCTGCAAACATTTAAATACTgtctattttttcttctttcttgttGTTATGTTGTTAGTTTGCGTGTCTACTATCTGCACTTTATTTCCCTTCATTTATCAGGAAGTTTCTTCCAGTGAGCAGCTGAACCCCTTAGCTGCTGAAAAACAGCTGCTGAGCGTGTATCAATAGACTTTTTCACCAAATACATTCTGATGTGagaatataataaaatgaatgatggtttactgggacacttgaatacTTCACAGCCCCCCACCTCCTGATCTTCCTGCATGTTCATGTACCTGCTGCCTCCAAGTTCCCATCAAGCAGGTAGAGCACACAGCAGACTACACATTGTTCATTATTTTCCCTCACACCAGAAATCAGTCAGAACTCCTGGACACTTAAAAACGTTATGTGCTTTCATTATTACTGTTGAAATAATGTGTTGCTCTATGTTAAGGATCAGAGTGGGTGTGTTCAATATATGGATATGATGAATTTGGATGGTGTGCTTCAGTGCTCACAATGATGTTTCTGCTGCAAATATTATGAGATTTACATTTGagcaagaaaattaaaaactgcaTGTGATAAACTTGACAGGACAAGAAAGGAAACTTCATTCAAgaataaaaagcagctgtgcagcATTCAAATGTTGATTTGGAATTCTAGTGTCAATGTTATGATTGAAGCTTCGAACTGTTGAAGCGTACAGCCTCAGTATGCTGTAACTGACTTGTGTTATGTATGTCCTGGCTCTTTTGACTTTCAACTGCAGTGGCTGGAAGCAGGGCTCATCTGGGGTTTTAACCCCGTCCAGATGTCATACCTCTTGATCAACAAacctttttataaaaaaaaaaacagaagttttaactgttattatatttaattttattgttgtctttgttgttttctaGTATGTTAAATAACAATATAACTCTGATTCACTGAAGGAAATTCTGATGACTTTGGAGTTTGCACAATTGATGCAGACAGAAGTTATTTGTTATTTGCTGTCACTGGGTGTAACATGTAACCTGGCCTGTGTGACCTCGTACCCACTTGATTCAAGAGCCAGGGCTCGTCCGGGATTTGAACCCGGGACCTCTCGCACCCTAAGCGAGAATCATACCCCTAGACCAACGAGCCACAGCTTCCATAGGAAAAAGGAGATCTTCAATTTTCAGCCATGTCATTCCCAGATGTGTGGCTAAAATGCACACTGCTAATGTGGCCAATAGGCAGCTTAACTAATCATTGACTGATGATTGTGACATCTGATTGGGAATTACTCAAGAACTGTCCATTATCTcttagttagttcctcattggTTCTCTCAGTTGTTTCTCAGTTAACTAATCATTGACTGATGATTGGTTCACAATGATTAGCTTCTCTTTGACATCTGATTGGGAGTTACTCAAGAACTGACCATTATTTCCCTCATAACTGCCTTCTTGTAAAGTGTGACCCTGATTTCAGGATCACAGGGTAGAAACATACACAAAATGTAACAGTGCAAGACAATTTAATATTGAATTTGAATACAGGTACAGGCTTTATGTGCAAACAATGCAGTATTCTAGACTTATCTGTTGCACAAATTACAGTGAGACATGCAGCAGATGTTGATGTCAGATACCCAAAATAACATCACAGGTGAGGCACAAATCTACAGGAGAAAGAAAACTGTAGTGTTGAGTGGGATGTAAAATGTTGTGCAGCAGAGGGCGCTGTTTGGCCAGATGAGAATGGGTCTTTAAAGGCACAAACTGGTCTAGGATTTGTCGATAAACTCAGCCAGAGCCGAGTGAGTGACTGCTTATGCTGCTCATGTCTTTCCCAAAAAAGAAacgaaataaagaaaaaagggaaaagggcAGAACGACTGTAAAATTTAAATGGTGCATGTGAGAGACATGGATAGAGAGGAAGGATGGTGGGCCCTCTGAGACTGCTCATGCAGGGTCCAGAATTGTATGCTACGGTCTtatttcagtgtttctaaaCAGCTGTCAGTGACAGAAGCATGGATTCTGACTGTTGGGGaaaggtagaaacctcaggaagagcaactgaggagggatccctcttccaggacggacagacgtgcaatagatgtcgtacagaacagatcaacataataaattaacagtaatccatatgatacaatgagacagaaagagagacagagagagatgcaggacagacggtaatgacagtagcttacaacagcattaatgaaagtaataataattataattctggctgttgtggtacaatatgttgaaagtatatattaatatctgatagtgtacatatgtgacaataatcatatgtgtataataacagtagaagtatgactaatNNNNNNNNNNNNNNNNNNNNNNNNNNNNNNNNNNNNNNNNN encodes the following:
- the bbs2 gene encoding Bardet-Biedl syndrome 2 protein homolog, which encodes MLVPIFTLKLNHKINPRMVTVGKFDGVHPCLTAATQAGKVFIHNPHARGQRPVAHRLSQSTQDSDISLLNINQAVTCLTAGTLGPNTTGDTLLVGSQTNLLAYDVHDNADIFYREVTDGANAIVLGKLGDIPSPLAIIGGNCALQGFDYEGNDHFWTVTGDNVRSLVLCDFTGDGKNELLVGSEDFDIRVFKEDELVSEMTENETVTSLCHMYGSRFGYALANGTVGVYDRTARYWRIKSKNHAMSIHAFDLNADGVVELITGWSNGKIDARSDRTGEVIFKDNFSSSVAGVVEGDYRLDGQKQLICTSIEGEVRGYLPASKDLKGNLMDSSAEQDLIRELSQRRQNLLLELRNYEENAKGVSETNSGVGVIPANTQLQTALSVRAATEAQKAHVELSISTPNETIIRAVLIFAEGIFEGESHVVHPSAQNLSGCVRVPIVPPKDIPVDLHIKAFVGGKTSTQFHVFEITRQLPRFSMYDITVDSSAAPPTGRVTFSINDRPQRVVMWLNQNFLLPEGVDSPDITFNSLRGGGLLSISMASNGQITFRTDDIDLAGDLVQSLASFLAIEDLSAEADFPGYFEELRTTLTEVDEFHSVHQKLTAAMADHSNYIRNMLVQAEDARLMGDLTTMKKRYRELYDLNRDLINEYKIRSNNHNALLGRLKSVNQAIQRAGRLRVGKPKNQVISACRDAIKSNNVNALFRIMRAGTASS